In one window of Pelorhabdus rhamnosifermentans DNA:
- the pruA gene encoding L-glutamate gamma-semialdehyde dehydrogenase: MVIEYKNEPLTDFSIPANKAAMEKALKAVNTAKGTHYPLVIGGQKIDVEAKITSINPSNTSEIIGTTARANSDLAEKAVEAAAQAFKSWQYVCPAERARYLFKAAAIMRREKFDFSALLVEEAGKNWVEADADTAEAIDFLEYYARQIGKYTKGMEVYSYPGEENECVYIPLGVGVVIPPWNFPLAILTGMTAAAVVAGNTVVMKPASATPIIAAKFMALWEEVSLPAGVVNYLPGSGGTIGDYLVSHPKVRFINFTGSKEVGLRINKLASELAPGQKWLKRVIAEMGGKDAMIVDSESDIEAAAQDIVTAAFGFQGQKCSACSRAIVVKDVYDAVVAKIVEKTKALKVGPASNPAVNLGPVIDENAYKKILSYIEIGKSEGKLVCGGSKAGSYGYFIEPTVFADIKPAARLANEEVFGPVLAVIPAEDFEQALAIANDTEYGLTGAVFSNNRAKLEQARREFQVGNLYFNRKCTGALVGVQPFGGFNLSGTDSKGGGTDYLPLFMQAKSICEKL, translated from the coding sequence ATGGTAATTGAATATAAGAATGAGCCTTTAACTGATTTTAGCATTCCCGCTAATAAAGCAGCGATGGAAAAGGCGCTTAAGGCAGTCAATACAGCCAAGGGGACCCATTATCCCTTGGTTATTGGTGGTCAAAAGATTGATGTGGAAGCAAAGATTACGTCCATTAATCCTTCGAATACTTCTGAAATTATTGGGACGACAGCGAGGGCTAACAGTGATTTGGCTGAAAAGGCTGTTGAAGCTGCAGCACAAGCTTTTAAGTCATGGCAGTATGTTTGTCCGGCTGAACGCGCACGTTATTTATTTAAAGCGGCTGCAATCATGCGTAGAGAAAAATTTGATTTTTCCGCTTTGCTTGTTGAAGAAGCAGGGAAAAATTGGGTGGAAGCCGATGCGGATACAGCAGAAGCTATTGACTTTTTGGAATATTACGCGCGTCAAATAGGGAAATATACCAAAGGAATGGAAGTTTATTCCTATCCCGGTGAAGAAAATGAATGTGTCTATATTCCCCTTGGCGTAGGCGTTGTTATTCCGCCATGGAATTTTCCTTTGGCTATTTTGACAGGCATGACAGCAGCAGCTGTTGTGGCAGGGAATACGGTTGTGATGAAACCGGCCAGTGCGACTCCGATTATTGCTGCAAAGTTTATGGCATTATGGGAAGAAGTCAGTTTGCCGGCAGGTGTTGTAAATTATCTGCCTGGCAGTGGCGGAACGATTGGGGATTATTTAGTTTCTCATCCTAAGGTGCGGTTTATTAACTTTACAGGTTCAAAAGAAGTCGGTTTGCGTATAAATAAACTAGCAAGTGAATTAGCGCCTGGCCAAAAATGGTTGAAACGGGTCATTGCCGAAATGGGCGGAAAAGATGCTATGATTGTTGATAGTGAATCCGATATTGAGGCAGCTGCTCAGGACATTGTGACGGCAGCCTTTGGGTTCCAGGGACAAAAATGCTCCGCTTGTTCGCGGGCGATTGTTGTGAAAGACGTATACGATGCTGTCGTGGCGAAAATAGTTGAAAAAACCAAGGCATTAAAAGTGGGTCCGGCTAGCAATCCTGCTGTGAATTTAGGCCCTGTGATTGATGAGAATGCTTACAAGAAAATTTTAAGCTATATTGAAATTGGCAAGTCCGAAGGGAAGCTTGTCTGTGGTGGCAGTAAAGCGGGCAGTTATGGCTATTTTATTGAGCCAACCGTTTTTGCTGATATTAAACCCGCTGCCAGACTAGCCAACGAAGAGGTTTTTGGACCTGTTCTGGCTGTGATTCCAGCCGAGGACTTTGAACAGGCTCTGGCTATTGCCAATGATACCGAATACGGTCTTACTGGCGCAGTCTTTTCCAATAACCGTGCGAAGTTAGAACAAGCGCGTCGTGAATTCCAGGTGGGTAACCTTTATTTTAATCGCAAATGCACAGGTGCATTAGTGGGTGTCCAGCCTTTTGGCGGGTTTAATCTGTCTGGCACTGATTCTAAAGGCGGCGGTACGGATTATTTACCGCTTTTCATGCAAGCAAAATCGATTTGTGAAAAACTTTGA
- a CDS encoding ABC transporter substrate-binding protein, with product MTLFTGLLAGCGGSDSKDIKVGVVYEMTGNTASFGTSAANGAKLAFKEINAKGGVLGKQIQTVIADNKGEPSESTNAMTKVISQDKVVAVTGFTTSSNGIAASTVAEASKIPFVAAATTNPKVTQDENTGKVKNYTFRVCFIDPFQGTVAANFASNTLKGKNAAIMVDNSSDYSKGLSQFFKAAFTKNGGKIAIEEAYLQNDQDFKTILTTIKAANPDVIYVPGYYNEVGKIIKQARELGITVPFVGGDGWDSPKLAEIAGAAALNNTFMTNHYSVEDKSPKSKAFVDAYQKEYGQVPDAMAVLGYDAAYVLADAITRAGSAEPEKIREALAATKDFQAVTGSLTINESHDAVKSAVILEFKDGKQTYRETIKP from the coding sequence ATGACCTTGTTTACAGGACTTTTAGCCGGATGTGGTGGAAGTGATAGTAAAGATATTAAAGTTGGTGTTGTATATGAAATGACAGGAAATACGGCATCGTTTGGAACTTCTGCTGCCAATGGTGCGAAATTGGCGTTCAAAGAAATTAATGCCAAGGGCGGTGTTCTTGGCAAACAAATTCAAACGGTTATTGCTGATAATAAAGGTGAGCCATCTGAATCAACCAATGCCATGACGAAAGTAATTTCTCAGGATAAAGTTGTTGCTGTTACGGGTTTTACGACAAGTTCAAATGGCATCGCTGCTTCAACAGTTGCTGAAGCAAGTAAAATTCCTTTCGTTGCTGCTGCAACGACGAACCCGAAAGTAACGCAAGATGAAAATACCGGTAAGGTTAAAAATTATACTTTCCGTGTATGTTTTATCGATCCTTTCCAAGGCACCGTGGCTGCGAACTTTGCGTCCAATACCTTAAAAGGCAAGAATGCTGCAATTATGGTTGATAATTCCAGTGACTATAGTAAAGGTTTATCGCAATTCTTTAAAGCGGCATTTACGAAGAACGGCGGAAAGATTGCCATTGAAGAAGCGTATTTACAGAATGACCAAGATTTTAAAACCATTTTGACTACGATTAAAGCGGCAAATCCGGATGTCATTTATGTACCTGGCTATTATAATGAAGTGGGTAAAATTATTAAGCAAGCAAGAGAACTTGGTATTACCGTACCGTTTGTTGGCGGCGATGGCTGGGATTCTCCTAAATTAGCTGAAATTGCCGGAGCTGCTGCTCTGAATAATACATTTATGACAAATCATTATTCTGTCGAAGACAAGAGTCCTAAATCCAAAGCGTTTGTAGATGCTTATCAAAAAGAATATGGTCAGGTGCCAGATGCAATGGCTGTTCTTGGCTATGATGCGGCTTATGTTTTAGCTGATGCCATTACACGGGCAGGCAGTGCTGAACCGGAAAAAATTCGCGAAGCTCTTGCTGCTACGAAAGACTTCCAAGCTGTAACGGGTTCGCTAACAATTAATGAAAGTCATGATGCTGTTAAGAGTGCTGTTATTCTTGAATTCAAAGATGGTAAACAAACGTATAGAGAAACAATTAAACCCTAA